A stretch of Arthrobacter sunyaminii DNA encodes these proteins:
- a CDS encoding tartrate dehydrogenase yields the protein MTDRYRIALIPGDGIGHEVLPPARAVLDAVARRHGIDLTYDEFDWSCQRYLEQGAMMPADGLDQIRGHDSILLGAVGWPGVPDHVSLWGLLIPIRREFRQYVNLRPIRVLDGVPSPLRSELTDPGVDFVVVRENSEGEYSEIGGRLNRGLPSEMAIQESVFTREGVTRILDYAFDLAGQRRGVLTSATKSNGIIHTMPFWDELLQERAADYPGVQWNQEHIDALAAKVVLNPSRFDVIVGSNLFGDILSDLAAAIAGSIGIAPSANLNPEREFPSMFEPVHGSAPDIYGQGVANPLGAIWSASMMLDHLGHPEAGAEVLEAVFGVLADSPVRTRDLGGTAGTEEFTREILGRIG from the coding sequence ATGACTGACCGCTACCGCATTGCACTCATTCCCGGCGACGGCATTGGCCACGAGGTGCTGCCGCCTGCCCGCGCGGTGCTCGACGCCGTCGCACGCCGCCACGGCATCGACCTCACCTACGACGAATTCGACTGGTCCTGCCAGCGCTATCTGGAGCAGGGCGCCATGATGCCCGCAGACGGACTGGACCAGATCCGCGGGCACGACTCGATCCTGCTCGGCGCGGTCGGCTGGCCCGGGGTGCCGGACCATGTCAGCCTGTGGGGGCTGCTCATCCCCATCCGCCGCGAGTTCCGGCAGTACGTGAACCTGCGCCCTATCCGGGTCCTGGACGGCGTTCCCAGCCCGCTGCGAAGTGAGCTGACGGACCCCGGCGTCGACTTTGTGGTGGTGCGTGAAAACAGCGAAGGCGAGTACTCGGAGATCGGCGGCCGGCTGAACCGCGGGCTTCCGTCCGAAATGGCCATCCAGGAATCGGTCTTCACCCGCGAGGGTGTCACCCGCATCCTTGATTACGCTTTTGACCTTGCGGGGCAGAGACGGGGTGTACTGACCTCCGCCACCAAATCGAACGGCATCATCCACACCATGCCTTTCTGGGACGAACTCCTGCAGGAACGCGCGGCGGACTACCCCGGGGTGCAGTGGAACCAGGAGCACATTGACGCGCTCGCCGCGAAGGTGGTGCTGAACCCGTCCCGCTTCGACGTGATTGTTGGCTCCAACCTGTTCGGGGACATCCTCAGCGACCTGGCGGCGGCCATTGCCGGCAGCATCGGCATCGCCCCTTCCGCCAACCTCAACCCCGAGCGCGAGTTCCCCTCCATGTTCGAGCCCGTGCACGGCTCCGCCCCTGACATTTACGGTCAGGGCGTGGCCAATCCGCTGGGGGCCATCTGGTCCGCATCCATGATGCTGGACCACCTCGGGCATCCGGAGGCCGGAGCCGAGGTGCTCGAAGCCGTGTTCGGTGTGCTGGCGGATTCGCCGGTGCGGACCAGGGACCTGGGCGGCACCGCCGGCACCGAGGAATTCACCCGCGAAATCCTGGGCCGGATCGGTTAG
- a CDS encoding AAA family ATPase: MRESRGLDDARLVREVRVRLDADIPKDRWPANIPAVAAVVDSGLELPPGVTFLVGENGSGKSTLVEAVAAAYGLGPEGGSVHSAHSTHGTESPLSSWISLVRQAGAPKWGFFLRAETMHGFYTFQDQLEGGHDFHTMSHGESFLAVAETYLDSPGFYCLDEPEAALSFSSTLAMIGVLDDLAANGSQILCATHSPVLASLPGATIYETGEHGIARRNWEDLDLVSNWKSYLNEPRRYLRHILDR; encoded by the coding sequence ATGCGAGAATCCCGGGGGCTTGATGATGCGCGGCTGGTCCGAGAAGTACGGGTTCGGCTAGACGCAGACATCCCGAAGGACCGCTGGCCGGCGAACATTCCCGCAGTGGCCGCCGTCGTGGACTCCGGTTTGGAACTGCCCCCGGGGGTAACCTTCCTGGTGGGCGAGAACGGAAGCGGAAAATCCACCCTTGTAGAGGCAGTGGCGGCAGCCTACGGTCTCGGGCCCGAGGGCGGCAGCGTTCATTCGGCCCACTCGACGCACGGAACCGAATCACCGCTGAGCAGCTGGATTTCACTGGTCCGGCAGGCGGGTGCGCCCAAGTGGGGGTTCTTCCTCCGGGCCGAGACCATGCACGGTTTCTACACCTTCCAGGACCAGCTTGAGGGCGGGCACGATTTCCACACCATGAGCCATGGAGAGTCCTTCCTCGCGGTAGCCGAGACCTACTTGGATTCCCCCGGCTTCTACTGCTTGGACGAGCCGGAGGCGGCGCTGTCCTTCAGCTCCACACTGGCCATGATCGGCGTATTGGACGATCTGGCGGCCAATGGCTCCCAGATCCTGTGCGCAACCCACTCCCCCGTGCTGGCTTCCCTGCCGGGAGCCACCATCTATGAAACGGGCGAGCATGGAATTGCCCGGCGGAACTGGGAGGACCTGGACCTGGTTTCGAACTGGAAGTCCTACCTGAACGAGCCACGCCGGTACCTGCGGCATATTCTGGACCGATGA